Proteins found in one Quercus robur chromosome 2, dhQueRobu3.1, whole genome shotgun sequence genomic segment:
- the LOC126716148 gene encoding uncharacterized protein LOC126716148, with protein sequence MWSTIQTLRKKSGFGWDDNLKMITCDAKTYQEEVMVHRKHADYLNKKIEMYDELVIVVGKDTATGGFSKSYVDIDGELDNGNSAEFVVDNVEEGVVEKGKNAVESSTTGSGISKSRKRGRAPSNADDSVLTDLSNQLKEIAVALKEINRGLVDYTALYNEVMAMMADGYSEDMLATAFDHLCENEKTARGFLAKNARLRKLWLDGFLFSQI encoded by the exons ATGTGGTCCACTATTCAGACTCTTAGAAAGAAGAGTGGATTTGGTTGGGACGATAATCTAAAAATGATAACTTGCGACGCTAAGACATACCAAGAAGAAGTCATG GTGCATCGAAAGCATGCAGActatctaaacaaaaaaattgagatgtATGATGAATTAGTGATTGTTGTGGGGAAGGACACAGCCACAGGTGGCTTTTCTAAGTCCTATGTGGATATTGATGGTGAGCTAGACAATGGGAACAGTGCGGAGTTTGTTGTAGACAATGTGGAGGAAGGTGTGGTCGAGAAAGGGAAGAATGCAGTCGAGTCATCCACCACTGGGTCAGGAATTTCCAAGTCCCGCAAAAGAGGGCGTGCACCTTCTAATGCTGATGATAGTGTGCTGACTGATCTGTCTAATCAGTTGAAGGAAATAGCTGTGGCTCTGAAAGAAATCAATCGGGGCCTGGTGGATTACACAGCTCTGTATAATGAGGTAATGGCTATGATGGCAGATGGATATAGCGAAGATATGCTCGCAACTGCCTTCGACCATCTTTGTGAAAATGAGAAGACAGCACGTGGATTTCTAGCCAAGAATGCTAGGTTGAGGAAGCTATGGTTAGATGGTTTTTTGTTCTCAcaaatttga
- the LOC126707649 gene encoding 40S ribosomal protein S3-2 — translation MATQMSKKRKFVADGVFFAELNEVLTRELAEDGYSGVEVRVTPMRTEIIIRATRTQNVLGEKGRRIRELTSVVQKRFKFPENSVELYAEKVNNRGLCAIAQAESLRYKLLGGLAVRRACYGVLRFVMENGAKGCEVIVSGKLRAQRAKSMKFKDGYMISSGQPVKEYIDSAVRHVLLRQGVLGIKVKIMLDWDPKGKMGPTTPLPDLVTIHTPKEEEYTPAIVSTPSELTVA, via the exons ATGGCAACCCAGATGAGCAAGAAGCGAAAG TTCGTCGCCGATGGGGTGTTCTTCGCGGAGCTTAATGAGGTTCTGACCAGAGAGCTTGCTGAGGATGGCTACTCTGGCGTCGAAGTTAGGGTCACTCCGATGCGCACTGAGATCATTATCAGGGCCACTCGTACTCAGAATGTTCTTG GTGAAAAGGGAAGAAGAATTAGGGAGCTGACTTCTGTTGTTCAGAAACGGTTCAAGTTCCCAGAGAACAGTGTGGAGCTCTATGCTGAGAAGGTTAACAACAGGGGGCTCTGTGCCATTGCTCAGGCTGAGTCTCTCCGCtacaagcttcttggtggccttGCTGTCCGAAG GGCTTGCTACGGTGTCTTGAGATTTGTCATGGAGAATGGGGCGAAGGGATGTGAG GTTATAGTGAGTGGAAAGCTCCGAGCGCAGCGTGCCAAGTCAATGAAGTTCAAGGATGGTTACATGATATCCTCTGGTCAACCTGTCAAAGAGTACATTGACTCAGCTGTGAGACACGTTCTTCTTAGACAG GGTGTACTTGGTATTAAGGTCAAGATCATGCTTGACTGGGATCCTAAGGGAAAGATGGGGCCAACTACACCATTGCCTGATCTAGTCACCATCCACACTCCCAAGGAAGAGGAGTACACTCCTGCAATTGTGTCGACACCCTCAGAACTTACAGTAGCATAA